One Flavobacteriales bacterium DNA window includes the following coding sequences:
- a CDS encoding DUF4221 family protein: protein MAVCTRCSPQNNQLAHVRDYVITPVERGQVVLYDLLDTDSGVFALTWNAPLRDVTFHALSDSGYESHVSLKVFEPSMFGSQENLYILPHNRDSLFVVPEISTSVYLLDHQGAVQDTFRLDRLSPSGNDRYRLSVNLYSPMLYIPPYLYLSMVKEREPGSERTNDGWYPGTLPFKVVNIKGDSLVADSIPVSWPELKNENMQFSLIGPMCTQLPDSQLIFHYTNVPLLQRWDRDNGLETYDPQGKFFGRIPHYDEESARADLDYIRRFILECPSYLYLVYDPYRHLYFRSYYPEMRLKIKDDMLPRPDDQSWYLMVMDEQFNVLDEIPMTSDYNPYFIKPVREGLLIAQKKTNRFSNQFSISLFTYHQR from the coding sequence ATGGCTGTATGCACCAGATGCAGTCCACAGAATAATCAGCTAGCACATGTCAGGGACTATGTGATCACGCCCGTGGAACGCGGTCAGGTGGTATTGTATGATCTGCTTGACACGGATTCTGGTGTGTTTGCCTTGACCTGGAACGCACCATTGCGTGATGTCACTTTTCACGCTTTGTCTGATTCCGGTTATGAATCACACGTGTCTCTGAAGGTTTTCGAACCTTCAATGTTTGGGAGTCAGGAAAACCTGTACATTCTTCCGCACAATCGTGATAGTTTGTTTGTAGTGCCTGAAATAAGTACGTCGGTATACCTGCTTGATCACCAGGGAGCCGTGCAGGATACTTTCAGGTTGGATCGTCTGAGTCCATCAGGAAATGACAGATACAGGCTCTCTGTAAATCTGTATAGCCCTATGTTATACATACCTCCGTACCTGTATTTGTCCATGGTGAAAGAGAGGGAACCCGGGTCGGAACGAACGAATGATGGGTGGTACCCGGGTACCCTTCCTTTCAAAGTAGTGAATATCAAAGGTGATAGTCTTGTCGCTGATTCCATACCCGTGAGTTGGCCGGAATTGAAAAATGAGAACATGCAGTTTTCCCTGATCGGGCCTATGTGCACGCAGTTGCCGGATAGTCAACTGATCTTTCATTATACCAACGTACCGTTGCTACAGAGATGGGACCGGGACAATGGGTTGGAAACATATGATCCGCAGGGAAAGTTCTTTGGGAGAATTCCGCATTATGATGAGGAATCGGCTCGCGCGGATCTGGACTATATCCGGCGATTCATTCTGGAATGCCCTTCTTATTTGTACCTGGTTTACGATCCTTATCGACATCTCTATTTCCGGTCGTACTACCCCGAAATGAGGTTGAAAATAAAAGATGATATGTTACCAAGACCGGATGATCAGTCGTGGTATTTGATGGTGATGGATGAGCAATTCAATGTACTTGATGAGATTCCTATGACATCAGACTATAACCCATACTTCATCAAGCCGGTGCGTGAGGGGTTGTTGATCGCGCAAAAGAAGACGAACCGATTTTCCAACCAATTCTCTATTTCACTTTTTACATACCATCAACGATGA